The Tenrec ecaudatus isolate mTenEca1 chromosome 14, mTenEca1.hap1, whole genome shotgun sequence genome contains a region encoding:
- the EAPP gene encoding E2F-associated phosphoprotein: MNRLSDDYDAYAVEEPSDEEPALSSSEDEVDVLLHGTPDQKRKLIRECLTGESESSEDEFEKEMEAELNSTIKTMENKLASLETGSSSGTGKFGTAPTKYYDDIYFDSDSEDEDKAAQVTKKKKKRRHRIPTNDELLYDPEKDNRDQAWVDAQRRGYHGFGIQRPRHQQPVPNSDAVLNCPACMTTLCLDCQRHESYKTQYRAMFVMNCSVNKEEILRYKTPEIRKKRRGHKKMKPNPEDATEQPETEVEEIYHPVMCTECSTEVAVYDKEEVFHFFNVLASHS; this comes from the exons ATGAACCGGCTCTCGGACGACTACGACGCGTACGCGGTTGAAGAGCCCAGCGACGAGGAGCCGGCCCTGAGCAG CTCTGAAGATGAAGTGGATGTGCTGCTCCATGGGACTCCGGACCAAAAACGAAAACTCATCAGAGAATGCCTGACCGGGGAAAGCGAATCAAGtgaagatgaatttgaaaaagaaatggaagCAGAATTAAATTCCACCATAAAAACAATGGAGAATAAGTTAGCTTCTCTGGAAACAG GTTCTTCGTCAGGAACTGGGAAATTTGGAACAGCTCCGACAAAGTACTATGATGATATTTATTTTGATTCTGATTCTGAggatgaagacaaagcag CACAGGTGaccaagaaaaagaagaagagacgACATCGGATTCCAACCAATGATGAGTTGCTCTATGACCCCGAGAAGGataatagagatcaggcatgggTTGATGCACAGAGACGGGG TTACCATGGTTTTGGAATACAACGGCCACGTCATCAACAGCCTGTTCCTAATAGTGATGCTGTCTTGAACTGCCCAGCGTGTATGACCACTCTGTGCCTTGATTGCCAAAG ACATGAATCATACAAAACGCAATATAGAGCAATGTTTGTGATGAATTGTTCAGTCAACAAAGAGGAGATTCTAAGATATAAAACTCCAGAGATCAGGAAGAAGAGACGGGGCCATAAGAAGATGAAGCCCAACCCTGAAGATGCTACAGAGCAGCCAGAGACGGAAGTGGAAGAGATATATCACCCAGTCATGTGCACTGAATGTTCCACGGAAGTGGCAGTTTATGACAAGGAGGAAGTCTTTCATTTTTTCAATGTTTTAGCAAGCCATTCCTAA